A window of Thermodesulfovibrionales bacterium contains these coding sequences:
- a CDS encoding cysteine desulfurase family protein — MIYLDNNASTPVDPEVIGVMLSALRSDFGNPSSSHDAGVRARMSLEKARSQVADLIGVSAEEILFTSGGTESNNLAILGTTLTRREGHVITSVIEHPSVTNPCRYLESRGFSVTYAGVGRDGRVLVEEVKRALRRDTVLITIMHANNETGVLQPLEEIGSLAQERGITFHTDAAQTVGKIPVNAGALGVHMMTIVPHKFYGPKGVGGLFIRKGLELTPLFFGAGHERGLRPGTENVPGIVGLGKTCELARLEITERALQAKRLTDTLYRGLCEEIDGVRLNGHETLRLPNTLNISIAGVDALDLLQDLKSVVVASTGSACHSGRREPSSVLKAMGLSDDDSLSAIRLSTGKGNTEEEIKEAVRILSNALRGRGR; from the coding sequence GTGATCTATCTCGATAACAACGCTTCCACTCCTGTTGACCCCGAGGTTATCGGGGTGATGCTGTCGGCACTCAGATCAGACTTTGGAAATCCCTCGAGCAGCCATGATGCCGGTGTGAGGGCCCGGATGTCTCTCGAAAAGGCCCGCTCTCAGGTTGCGGACCTGATCGGTGTCTCGGCCGAAGAGATCCTCTTCACATCAGGTGGAACGGAGTCAAACAATCTCGCTATTCTGGGAACGACCCTGACACGGCGTGAGGGACACGTCATAACGTCTGTCATTGAGCACCCGTCTGTGACGAATCCCTGCAGATACCTTGAGAGCCGAGGCTTCTCAGTCACCTATGCCGGCGTCGGCAGAGATGGGAGGGTTCTTGTAGAAGAGGTGAAAAGGGCGCTGCGGCGGGATACGGTTCTCATAACGATCATGCATGCCAACAATGAAACGGGCGTTCTCCAGCCTCTTGAAGAGATCGGCAGTCTCGCACAGGAAAGGGGCATCACATTTCATACGGACGCCGCACAAACCGTGGGGAAGATTCCGGTGAACGCCGGTGCTCTCGGGGTTCATATGATGACGATCGTCCCTCACAAGTTCTACGGTCCGAAGGGAGTCGGAGGACTCTTTATCAGGAAGGGACTGGAGCTTACTCCCCTCTTCTTTGGCGCCGGGCATGAACGGGGACTGAGACCTGGAACAGAGAACGTACCGGGAATCGTCGGTCTGGGCAAGACCTGTGAGCTGGCGCGTCTCGAGATCACCGAGAGGGCATTGCAGGCGAAGAGACTTACCGATACCCTTTATCGCGGTCTCTGCGAAGAAATTGACGGTGTTCGACTGAATGGACACGAAACATTGAGGCTGCCGAACACCCTGAACATTTCCATCGCAGGTGTCGATGCGCTCGACCTGCTCCAGGATCTCAAGAGCGTCGTGGTGGCATCGACGGGCTCGGCCTGCCACTCCGGGCGGAGAGAGCCATCTTCGGTACTCAAGGCCATGGGTCTTTCAGATGACGATTCGCTGTCCGCCATACGACTCAGCACAGGGAAAGGGAACACCGAAGAAGAGATCAAAGAGGCAGTTCGGATACTGTCGAACGCTCTACGGGGCCGAGGACGGTGA
- the rapZ gene encoding RNase adapter RapZ, producing the protein MRPTVVIITGFAGSGKTVALRALEDQGFYCVDNLPVTLMERFTSIITADSHNDRVGIGVDIREKEFLPALDSVLTVLREKYNLEIIFLEAEREAIVRRFKETRRPHPLVSEDLNIEKAIDMERAMLLPIRAEATRIIDTSAYTPHQLRHLVSSLFKVTGGNAALAVALISFGHKFGIPQNVDILFDVRFLRNPHFVTALKDLSGTDLAVQDFVFQSPGAREFMERTSGLLNFLIPQYVAEGKAYLTIGIGCTGGKHRSPAIAERMAEMIKDDLIDVTVIHRDLA; encoded by the coding sequence ATGAGACCGACAGTCGTCATCATAACGGGTTTTGCCGGTTCCGGCAAGACCGTTGCGCTGCGGGCGCTTGAGGACCAGGGCTTTTACTGCGTCGACAATCTTCCGGTGACGCTCATGGAGCGCTTCACCTCCATCATTACTGCTGACAGCCATAACGACAGGGTAGGAATCGGTGTTGACATCAGGGAAAAGGAATTCCTCCCTGCCCTCGATTCCGTCCTTACAGTCCTGCGTGAAAAATACAACCTCGAGATCATCTTTCTCGAAGCCGAAAGGGAGGCGATCGTCAGAAGATTCAAGGAGACGAGGAGACCCCATCCTCTGGTATCTGAGGACCTGAATATCGAAAAGGCCATTGATATGGAAAGGGCCATGCTCCTGCCGATAAGGGCAGAGGCAACAAGAATTATCGACACCTCGGCCTATACCCCCCATCAGTTGCGGCATCTCGTCTCTTCGCTCTTCAAGGTGACTGGAGGGAACGCTGCGCTCGCGGTGGCCCTGATATCCTTCGGTCATAAATTCGGCATACCCCAGAACGTCGATATCCTCTTCGATGTACGGTTTCTCCGGAATCCGCATTTTGTGACGGCGCTGAAAGACTTGAGCGGAACAGACCTTGCCGTGCAGGATTTTGTTTTTCAAAGCCCGGGGGCCCGGGAATTCATGGAGAGGACATCGGGGTTATTGAATTTCCTTATTCCCCAGTATGTCGCTGAAGGAAAGGCATATCTGACAATCGGGATCGGCTGCACCGGAGGCAAACACCGGTCGCCCGCCATTGCCGAAAGAATGGCCGAGATGATCAAAGACGATCTCATCGACGTTACCGTCATTCACCGGGATCTTGCTTAG
- the raiA gene encoding ribosome-associated translation inhibitor RaiA, with the protein MNVIVSGRHLEVTPALKSYAEDKMKKFERYLANISEATVTLTVEKYRHKTEVLLKANGVMIQAEGTTEDIYSSIDEVVEKLEKQVKKYKEKLVSHRKGEGKASVGPSGAGPAVSETERIIKKKRFDMKPMSPDEAAMQLDMLGRDFYIFTNDVSGDINVIYRRDDGHFGLIEPAK; encoded by the coding sequence ATGAACGTCATCGTGAGTGGAAGACATCTTGAAGTCACCCCGGCGCTCAAGAGCTATGCAGAAGATAAGATGAAGAAGTTTGAGCGGTATCTTGCGAATATTTCGGAAGCGACCGTGACCCTCACCGTCGAAAAATACCGACATAAGACAGAGGTCTTGCTGAAAGCGAACGGAGTGATGATCCAGGCAGAGGGGACCACCGAGGATATTTATTCTTCCATAGATGAGGTCGTCGAAAAATTGGAGAAACAGGTCAAGAAGTACAAGGAAAAGCTCGTGTCCCACAGAAAGGGCGAAGGGAAGGCCTCTGTCGGACCGTCAGGAGCAGGTCCAGCAGTCTCTGAAACCGAGAGGATCATCAAGAAAAAGCGGTTTGACATGAAGCCCATGAGTCCTGACGAAGCCGCGATGCAGCTGGACATGCTCGGGAGGGATTTTTACATCTTCACGAATGATGTGAGCGGGGACATAAACGTGATCTACCGGAGGGATGACGGTCACTTCGGCCTCATAGAACCGGCGAAATAG
- the rpoN gene encoding RNA polymerase factor sigma-54, with the protein MALEGRLELRLSQKLVLTPQLQLAIKLLQMPQLELSDALSQELIENPFLEEAAEEREELSREELDNIEPANVSDDTEAPLERLISGGLSVEDYFDERGSDGRDLGYFTPGTVDHPSFEQFMSKEADLVDHLMWQLRLSDVPEAIKEIGEMIIGNIDENGYLRASDEEIATALKTGIEQVGQAIAHVQSFDPSGIAARGLQECLLLQLKAMNLSGSLAEQIILNNMADIEKKRYQQIAKQYGALLEDVMTAVSIIEGLEPKPARNFSTSATAYIVPDVYVMRTEDGYQIILNDEGLPRIRLSNQYRKLLMAKKTLSKEEKQFVEEKLRSAVWLLKSLDQRNRTIYRVTECILDFQREFFDKDVSFLKPLNLKDVALTLGMHESTISRVTSNKFLSCNHGLFGFRFFFSSALQSGTGAVSSTSVKDVIRKLISEEDPQKPMSDQRIVELLKTKDITIARRTVAKYREELRIPPQGQRRKMNLTY; encoded by the coding sequence ATGGCGCTGGAAGGCAGATTAGAATTACGACTTTCCCAGAAACTCGTCCTCACCCCTCAGCTGCAGCTTGCCATAAAACTGCTCCAGATGCCCCAGCTTGAGCTGTCGGATGCCCTTTCTCAGGAACTCATCGAGAACCCCTTCCTTGAGGAGGCGGCGGAAGAAAGGGAAGAACTGAGCAGGGAGGAGCTTGACAACATAGAGCCTGCAAATGTGTCGGACGATACCGAAGCTCCCCTGGAGAGACTCATTTCAGGGGGGCTGAGCGTCGAAGACTATTTCGATGAGCGGGGGAGCGACGGCAGGGATCTGGGATACTTCACTCCCGGTACCGTTGATCACCCCTCCTTCGAACAGTTTATGAGCAAAGAGGCGGACCTCGTTGATCATCTCATGTGGCAGTTACGGCTCTCCGATGTTCCTGAAGCGATCAAGGAGATCGGGGAGATGATCATCGGTAATATCGATGAGAATGGATATCTTCGAGCCTCTGACGAAGAGATCGCCACGGCTTTGAAGACCGGCATCGAGCAGGTCGGACAGGCGATAGCCCATGTTCAGAGCTTTGATCCCTCGGGAATCGCCGCACGGGGTCTCCAAGAGTGCCTTCTCCTCCAGCTGAAGGCGATGAACCTATCCGGCAGCCTTGCCGAGCAGATCATCCTTAACAACATGGCTGACATCGAGAAGAAGCGCTATCAGCAGATTGCCAAACAGTACGGAGCATTACTTGAGGATGTTATGACGGCAGTGAGCATTATCGAAGGCCTCGAGCCCAAGCCGGCACGGAACTTCTCAACATCAGCCACAGCGTACATTGTTCCTGATGTCTATGTTATGCGAACGGAGGACGGGTACCAGATCATCCTCAATGACGAGGGATTGCCGCGGATCAGGTTGAGCAATCAGTACCGGAAGCTCCTCATGGCGAAGAAAACACTCTCGAAGGAAGAAAAGCAGTTTGTCGAGGAGAAGCTCCGTTCAGCGGTATGGCTCCTGAAGAGTCTCGATCAGAGGAACAGGACGATTTACCGGGTGACGGAGTGCATCCTCGATTTCCAGAGAGAATTTTTTGACAAGGATGTTTCCTTCCTGAAACCCCTGAATCTCAAGGATGTGGCCCTGACCCTCGGTATGCATGAGAGCACCATCAGCAGAGTGACATCAAACAAGTTCCTCTCATGCAACCACGGCCTCTTCGGTTTCAGGTTCTTTTTCAGCAGCGCCCTGCAAAGCGGCACAGGAGCGGTATCATCGACTTCGGTCAAGGATGTGATCAGGAAACTCATCTCCGAGGAAGACCCTCAAAAGCCGATGAGCGACCAGAGAATTGTAGAGCTCCTCAAGACAAAGGATATCACGATAGCGAGGAGGACGGTTGCCAAGTACAGGGAAGAACTGAGGATTCCCCCTCAAGGGCAGCGGAGAAAGATGAATCTGACGTACTAG
- the lptB gene encoding LPS export ABC transporter ATP-binding protein → MDILETRELAKSYRGREVVKNLSIYVSTGEIVGLLGPNGAGKTTTFYMIVGLIRPDRGNILLNNEDIGKLQMYRRALKGISYLPQEPSIFRRLTVRDNLRAVLEIRGWKGDEMDGRVEQLLDEFSLKEFADRHSYRLSGGERRRTEIARAIATDPTFILFDEPFAGIDPIAIIELKKMLQYLKKKGLGILVTDHNVRDTLSITDRAYIISNGGILDEGAPEKLIANPEVKESYLGKEFRL, encoded by the coding sequence ATGGATATCCTTGAGACGAGGGAGCTTGCAAAGAGTTACCGCGGAAGGGAAGTCGTGAAGAACCTCAGCATCTATGTCTCGACGGGTGAAATCGTCGGCCTCCTCGGTCCCAATGGTGCAGGGAAGACCACGACCTTTTATATGATCGTTGGTCTCATAAGGCCTGACAGAGGGAACATCCTCCTGAACAACGAGGACATCGGCAAGCTGCAAATGTACAGGAGGGCGCTCAAGGGCATCAGTTATCTCCCCCAGGAGCCGTCGATCTTCAGGCGATTGACGGTACGGGACAATCTCAGGGCGGTGCTTGAAATCAGGGGATGGAAAGGAGACGAGATGGACGGGCGCGTCGAGCAGCTCCTTGATGAGTTCAGTCTGAAGGAGTTCGCTGACCGGCACTCCTACCGACTCTCCGGAGGGGAGAGGAGGAGGACCGAGATCGCCCGTGCCATTGCCACCGATCCCACCTTCATCCTCTTCGATGAGCCCTTCGCAGGAATAGATCCAATTGCTATAATAGAGTTGAAGAAGATGCTTCAATATCTCAAGAAGAAGGGTCTTGGTATCCTCGTCACCGACCACAATGTGAGGGACACCCTGTCAATTACTGATCGGGCCTATATCATAAGCAATGGCGGCATTCTGGACGAAGGGGCCCCGGAAAAACTCATTGCCAACCCCGAGGTCAAGGAGTCTTACCTGGGAAAGGAATTTCGACTCTAA
- a CDS encoding LptA/OstA family protein encodes MAKKACGAAVSSLLFLFACLCGAVVSAENKPLETKGPVVITSSSLTADNKAHTALFEGTVVAKSDDMTISSDRMLVTYTEGGAITRIDAEGNVKLIRSERVITADAATYFADEEKVVFTGEPRAAEGGNVVTGTKMIYLMKEDRSIVENSKVFIKDRKGK; translated from the coding sequence ATGGCGAAGAAGGCCTGTGGTGCGGCTGTCTCTTCTCTCCTCTTCCTTTTTGCCTGCCTCTGTGGTGCGGTTGTTTCCGCCGAGAACAAACCCCTTGAAACAAAGGGTCCCGTCGTCATAACGTCTTCATCGCTGACGGCGGACAACAAGGCACATACTGCCCTTTTTGAAGGCACTGTCGTTGCGAAGTCCGATGACATGACCATCTCTTCTGACCGGATGCTCGTCACCTACACCGAAGGCGGCGCCATAACGAGGATAGATGCCGAGGGCAATGTTAAGCTGATCCGTAGTGAACGAGTCATAACTGCCGATGCTGCGACTTACTTTGCTGACGAAGAGAAGGTGGTATTTACCGGCGAGCCGCGGGCAGCAGAAGGGGGAAACGTCGTTACCGGCACAAAGATGATCTACCTTATGAAGGAAGACCGGTCGATTGTTGAAAACAGCAAGGTTTTCATCAAGGACAGGAAAGGCAAGTAA
- the lptC gene encoding LPS export ABC transporter periplasmic protein LptC produces MKLKYGYAIVLLMLILFYFIFNGEKEYRKDASVKTNSYFEGLRIVNKRSGSDAWVIAARKADFSGDETVARMYAVTINAIKEGMVLDADSGRYNMVTRELLLEENIKIRIKDSLISARSLAWNPSTRLLTSEDRVMIDGRKFRIEGDGLSATEGQKLKLTKNVRATFY; encoded by the coding sequence GTGAAACTGAAATATGGATATGCAATCGTACTTCTCATGCTCATCCTCTTCTATTTTATCTTTAATGGTGAAAAGGAGTACCGGAAAGATGCTTCCGTGAAGACAAATTCCTATTTTGAGGGGTTGAGGATTGTGAACAAGAGAAGCGGCAGTGACGCATGGGTTATTGCCGCCCGTAAGGCCGATTTTAGCGGAGATGAAACTGTCGCACGGATGTATGCAGTGACCATCAATGCGATTAAGGAAGGGATGGTGCTGGACGCTGACTCAGGAAGATACAACATGGTGACGAGGGAACTCCTCCTCGAGGAGAACATAAAGATACGGATTAAAGATTCCCTGATATCTGCCAGGAGTCTGGCGTGGAACCCCTCCACTAGATTGCTCACTTCAGAAGACCGGGTCATGATCGATGGCAGGAAGTTCAGGATAGAGGGTGATGGGCTGTCTGCCACCGAAGGCCAAAAACTGAAACTCACGAAGAATGTTAGGGCAACATTTTATTAA